One Nicotiana tomentosiformis chromosome 1, ASM39032v3, whole genome shotgun sequence genomic window, ActttgtagtaatttaagaaaatctcaaagggaggtatgttggctaaactactctcttagaattgaattccatgatgttcccgtaaggttcaagtatggttgtatcaagttccttattctatgttccgagatgttcccaataaatttgattgtcccgaataagcaaggtgtcgagaattatgtattcaaaacgtgttacgAATGTCCCTATCACATTATATTATCCTTTGGGAATATATTCAAGATTGATAtctgtattaaaatgctatgtctttgagtcgtgtttcatataaaagttatgatgccaaattgcgtgagaaaatcccaatatgcttaagactcttaattgctcatatgtgtacctaatgtcttgattggaaatgtattattgttgataatctataaagatggtagtaagtgaaataagtgaattagggatataaagtgtgtccaacgtgccaagagtgaaagtgatacttgtggccaatggtgccaatgaaatgaaatgatgtgagaaaggttatgaatgagtcttgattcaactattccgaattgactttgaaaatagaattacCTAAAATCTTATGAACTCAAGCCAtacccatatgtggttgttttaacaaatgctatgctttgtgagtattttcaatgtgttttgcgttcttacatattcatgagggaaaattgtgtatttccctttttgggaaaaaatatttcaagaataaatggtgtgttacttgttgacgATTTTAACTTGCAcctcaattgccaattattttactccatttctcagaaagaaatctattgtgcttaacttgttcatttctaatgaacttaaagttgtgatttccggaatagtatatatgttgatatttatcattatgatacatgagagggaagaaatgaaagtgtgaaatatcaaatacgaccaccATGTCTTGattaaagaatcttgtgaatggccaaaagagccaaggaaatattgttgttgttattggttgaaaatactagtggagattcatacaatatgaaagatgatgaggtaaatacatttatACCTATGTTATTTctgtgaattattccccttatttgggatgagattgatgtgataaaattattccccttatttgggataatattaatgtgataaaattattccccttaattgggataagattgattgatagaaaaggatgatgtcgatccacacgacattgtggtgagacggcctagccgatcgggtcgtgattggacaccatgtcgcacacatggtggtgattgtgctggaaattgtgattgtggttgatgtctctaatgatatggcctagccaatcgggttgtgatcggaatccgtgctaagagtacggtggtattggtattgagagtgattgtggtttatgtctctaatgagatggcctagccgatcgggtcgtgatcggactccgtgctaaaagtacggtggtattggtattgtgaatattggtattgtaaaaggtgatatcgtgaacagtgatatatcggtgctaaagatctcccaaccaaaaataatattatcatcatattttgattatcacttcacagtgttatcttcatattttggaaattattatgttttaacttggcatttgaatatcattgattgttgattgttgtttccacgattttccctttcttacattggcattctattttgaaagagtacagtttgctttacatactagtactattctatatgtactaacatcccttttaccggaggagctgcatctttaatagatgcaggtggttcatcagtgggcaactttggtcctcgttagcagtcgctCTCTATTCAGcaagttttggtgagccctactctattacAGGCTTGATGTCATtcgagttgtacattgtgttttgaggtatagccggggccttattgccggcacttccatactactcttttgttgtacttagaggctccatagataggttgtgggtggtattcgaTGTTAAGAATTGAACTAgtaatgttggtatttggcaagcatgtttttcattatatctataaacttgtaatattttggaaattatgaataaagttgctaatggATATGAAATgtgagttgttaataaaatattttcagtgtttgattaatgaagtacactcctctttattcatggatgagtttggatagaagaaaatctaataggcctGCTCGGCTggatttactcggttgagcgtcggtcgcgcaccccgagtttggggcgtgacatatatGATCCCGAACCTGTGTGAAACACCAACACTCgggttgtagtcaaggcagtctttaCCTTCTGAGAGCGAGCATCCTtttgggtcaacttggtcaatggggtgGAAGTAGATGAAAACCCCTTCACAAACAGGCGATAGTAGACAGCCAAACCTAAGAAGCTTAGAATCTTTGTAGGTGAACTAGGTCAGGctagttttgaactgcctcaatctttttaggatccaccttgataccATCGAAAGACATAACATGATCCAGAAAGGTAACTGACTGTAAACAGAACTCACACTTCAGAAACTTGGCATATAGCTGACAATCCTTCAAAGTCTAAAGTACAATCCtaggtgttgctcatgctcctccctatTGCAAgagtaaaccagaatatcatcaatgaagacaatcacaaaggaatcttaataaggcttgaacactcggttcatcaaatccatgaaggctgctggggcattagtaaggccaaatgacatcaccaagagcTAGTAATGACCATATCAAGTCCTAAATGTTGTCTTACGAACATCTGATGCCCTAAACTTCAcatgatggtagccagatcttaaataaatgttcaaaaacaccttggcaccctgaatctAGTTAAGTAAATCATCAATCCAAGGCAATAGATACTTGTTTGTGacagtgaccttgttcaactaccgataatctatgtaCATGTCCCGACCCAAAAAATACATAGTCATAATGGTACCTAACCCCAatgttaggtaagccaaacataGAACAAGGTAAATCAATTGATAGATTATTCATAAcaagaaataaaataacagaaTTCTATACCAtctctcaaggactggtagtagaAGTAACAAGAAACTATGAATTCCTAATACGATACACCCCATCTCGCATATGCGACCATTTCTTCGCAAAAACGAAGTCCCAGTTCCCGGTCCCATATTGCAAATGTGAGCCCGACATTGCAAATGCGAGACTTGTAGGTTCAAAACACCAGATTTTTCTCAACAATTCAAAAACATTTGCAACTTATCCGAAACTCAAATGAGTCCCTCGGTCTCCAACTCGAACatccacacaagtgtaataaaaTCATATAAACTCACACACtagctcaaatcatcaaaataacatcaaaattcaagAATCGATAATTAAAACTCAAGATTATCATTTTCAAAACTCAATTTTCTAACTTTTACATAAAGCGCCGAAATGACCTTGGATCACCCGGGACCCAAAAGAACTTGCTTAcaactccaaaatcatcatatgaacctgccggaattttcaaaatactgatcgGGTGTCGTTTATCAAAAACGTTGTCTGTGGTCAACTCTAGTCCCAtttaaagtcaaaaatcacattttctttaacATTTCACATATAAGCTTTTAGGATAGAtgcggactacgcacgcaagtcataaatcatcaaattgaGCTATGAAAAGTCTCGAAACACATAAAAGGGACCTACTACTCAAGACGACCTATTGGGTCGTTACACTAGAATTAGCTACTTGCTAAATCGCTAGTAGAAAATAGAATGTTTTTATAATCTATCACTAATTTATTCATAAGTAGGATTAGTGATGAACTTTTCTATTTAGCTATAAAATTTATCCGTCGCTATTTCTTAATATTTTATAGTGAAGAACTCTCCTTGTATTGAATTCCTTTCCTTAGTTTCCTTTGATTTTCTTAGCTAAAATGTTACTATATTGGGTAAAATTGGTTTATAACGAATGATCGAATGGTAACATTACATGTTGAACCAAAGATAGAGAAAGGGCAAGGCAGTTAATAGCCAACACAGGACACAACGAATGGAATGAATATCGGATAAATCCCGAAGGGAGCGTAATCGATGGGAGAAGATCAAGGGTTTGTCATCGGATAGGATTCAACGAGTGGATATTTACTAACATTAAATGAGTGGCCATTGCAGAGAATATTTACATTCATGGTCTACCGTTACGCGTTCATCTATGActattttattatcatttaagaggagcTTGATCTTAAGATCTTATTTCCCTCGATAAAGCTATAAATAGTAGGCTCAGTAGCCATTGTAAGGACATCAAATTTTCTTCATACAAAagctttattttattaatttttctcTCAATTAAACAACTTTATTTGCACTTAATCGTTACTTTTGTTTTTGTCCTTGAAGGCATTGCATTCAAAGCCAGGCTTGTCATCTTCTTAAATTTCAATTATTAATctcaattttaatattatttccttatcatgtttggatcaaatcaattctcttgtctataaaccacgtaacaaatttaactgtaccgttttacgggtaaacagtttggcgctcatCGTGGGAAATAGACAGTCACGTAATTGCTTTGATCCTTACATTTATTTCTAACTTGTTTTGATTCATTCCTTAGTGAAACAAGACATGAAAGTTAATGATGTCAACATCACAAACAATGTTGAGGGGCACAGAGAATTGTCCCAACATGATGAGTCAATCAGTGAGACTCGCAATGACAGGAACCGAATCCCGATGATGTGGAGGAAGAACATGTCGTGGAAACGGTTAAAATCCTGAGAGAACAGCACAAAAAAATCATGAAACACCTTTCCAGGCAGGATCAGGTGATGACAGAGTTAAAACAAGCATTGTCAGGTGCCTCCAATAAAGGAAGGTCCCCGGTTCTTCCTAGTGTTCCTGCAAACCAAACGGATTAGAGGGTCAATAACAATACCCAAGGGGTGAAGTTAGTTTCGACAAATCCGGAGGGACTGACAGTGGATCTAGAAATAACAAAGGGAATGATCCCTTCAAAACCGAGCTCATGAGGTTTATGAGGGAAATGAATGAGCGAATGGATCAAAATACGAAGGAGTTTCACACTTGGATGGATCAGATTCCGGGCGCTCCACCAATACTAAAAGGCCCAAATTCGAAAAATACACGCAATTGCCATTGAAATCGAGCGCAACAGCAGAGTTAATTCCAAAAAGGTTTAAGATGTCGGACATACCAAAATACGAAGGTACTTTGAATCCACAGGATCACATCACAACCTACACCATGGTTGTAAAAAGGAACGATTTTGCTCAACCTGAGATCGAGTCGGTCATACTGAAGAAGTTTGGTGAAACCCTCACAAAGGAGGTCTTGACAAGGTATTCTTTCTTACTGGAGCATTCAATTGAATCTTTTGAGATGCTTGAAGACTTGTTCATTAAGGCCCACGCCGAGCAAGGAAGGTTCAAGCTAGAAGGCTGGACATAATCAGGATTTCACAAGGCTAGTTCGAATTGCTGCAGGAATATATGATCTGGTTCTAGAAAGAGAGGATGTTGTTACCGACGGTACCAGATGAGTGGGTAGTAGAGGTGTTCACAAAGGGTCTATATTCGCAGAGCTCTGACGCCTCCCGAAAGATAATGGAGAGACTGCTCGAGTTTCAAGCAACCATATGGGCGGATGTCCATAAACGTtatgagtcaaaaataaggatagaagaGGATATGCTCGGGTTCCCAGTATCAACTAAAGGATGAGATCGAGACAAAAACCAGGACAAGTTTTAAAATGACTTTGATGCGGATCGGCAGTCCTCTAGGGGTTGTTTTCTGCTGTATGCAAGATCCAGAGGTCATAACAGCAAAGGGTTTTGGTCGTCGAAAAAGTTTACTCTCGATAGATGAACATATCTTAGCTGGAGCAGCAGTTCATTACAGGAAAAAGAGATTCCAGGGGCCCAAGACTCTACATATCCCAGGTTATCACATTACAACTTTAACATCAGTTTAGTAGAGTTGGTATCGGCAATGGGGAATATCAAAGAAGCGTGATTCCCGAAGCTAATAAAATTTGATCCAAGCTAGAGGGATCTAGTTtatggtgtgaatatcatgggaCTCATGGCAATAGAAATAGGGAGTGCCTACATCTTCGTTAAGAGGTGGCGACATTGTTGAAGAATGGCCACCTTAGGGAATGTTTAAGTGACCGATCTAAGAACAACTACCGCTGAAGATGGGATAATTCAGAGCCTTCGAACGTAGCAGAAAGCTCCCGTCGGCTGACTATCAACATGATATTCAAAGGAAATGAAGTCAAAGGCGTAATCCTTTCAGCAGCAAAGAAAACGAAGATATCGGTGACTCACAAAAGCTGTGTCTGGACCCAAAGTTTCCAGCGGTAAGGCAAAAGAATCGCCCGATAGCCGAGATCAGGAATAGgtttgttaaagaagaggtaacccatcTACTCGTAggttcaatccgggaggtaaaatacccAAAATAGTTATCCAATCTAGCTGTAGTACCAAAAAATGAATAACAagtttagaatgtgcgtagactataaggatttataTAAGGCGTGCCCTAgagactcgttcccattgccaaacattgatcagaTGATTGATGCTATAGTCAGGCACAAGTTAgtgagtttccttgatgcctactctgggtagaatcaaatcaagatgaacccagaggatcaggaaaaaacttctttcataacgaagtttggcacatattgctataatgtgatgccatttgggcttaAGAAAGTCGGAGCCACTTACCAGAGGCTCGTTAACAAAATATTTGCAAATCAGATAGGCAAAACAATTGAGGTacatattgatgacatgttagtcaagtctttGAATGTAGGAGATCATTTGAAACACCTCCAAGAGACTTTCGACATCcagaggaagcataacatgaaactctaCCCAGAAAAATATGCGTTCGGAGTTGGCTCCGGTAAATTCTTGAGGTTCCTGGTCTTCAAAATAGGGATCGAGGTAATCacaataaaatcaaagccatcgaggacatTACTGACCAATTGACAAGTGTGAAGGAAGTACAGAGGCTGACAGAGAGGTTTGCGACTTTAAGTAGATTCATCTCAAGATCCTCTGAAAAGTGCCAGCACTTATTTTCGcttctaaaaaagaagaacgatttcacaTGGACCCCAGAATGACAACATGCACTTAAAGACTGAAAAAGGTACCTATCCAGTCCCCCGCTACTTTTAAAATTGGGGGAAGGCAAAGAGTTGTTGACATATCTAGCGATCTCGAAGGCAGCGATAAGTGTCGTTTTGGTCTGAGAGgatgaaggtatgcaatttcctatttTTTTATGTTAGTAAAATACTGTTGGGAGCAGAGACTCGCTATCCATACCTCGAAAAGCTGGCCCTAACTCTCGTAGTCACCTCTTGAAAGCTTATGCCTTATTTTCAGTGCAATCTGATAGCCGTTGTGACAACTTTTCCCTTAAGGAATGTCCTTCACAAACCTAAGTTGTCAGGCCATTTAGCTTAATAGGCAGTCAAAATTAGTGAGTTCGACATTGAGTACAAATCCAAGACAGCTATCAAGTCATTAGTTTTGGCCAACTTTGTGGTCGATTTCTGTCCCCGGATTAATGCCCTTGGCTGCTAAGGAACCAGTGCTGGTGTCGGAAATGACATCAAGGGTTTGGACCTTGTTTACGGATGGAGGTTCCAATGTAAAAGGGTCATGTCTCAGAATAGTTCTAGTCACGCCCTCAGGGGAAACACTAAGCTAGGCCATTAAAATTATtctgttaactaacaatgaagctgagtatgaggctttggtttCAGGACTTAAACTGGCCTGGGGACTCGGCTCTGAGGTATATGGAATTTTCTATACAAAGGAAGAGCGCATGCAATAGTATTTGAACAAGGTTCAGGCATTGCTAGCACGATTCATAGAATGGTCGATCATACACATTCCACGGGAAGAAAATGTTGAAGCAGATTCATTGGCTAATAGGGGTCATCTACGGAGATAAAAGAAAATGACTCTACTACTGTTGTTCCACTTCTACATTCGGTATTGGATGTGGATGGTTACTACAAAGTCAATTCAACAAATTTAGTCTAGAACTGGAGGAATGAGTTCGTCGAATTACCCGAAGATCCGAAGGTGTCCCGGGCActactgtaaggccccgtaaaattttgcaaaggaaaaataatgtttcgtggtgccgaattgggcttacatgtttgaggattgtataaatcTCGCAAGCtcaccgcggctcggactttttggttTGAACAATGCAtcagaaagtaaagaaaaataaattttgggcagaagaaatgcacttttgcggctcactatgcggccgcagaatcactctgctgACCGCAGATTGAGGCAGCTATTTGGGCCAATTTTGATGTCAATTTTACGGCCAATcagcgaccgcataaccatttagTGGGCCGCACTTTGATTGCATAACCAGCCTTGGgattttgcggagggaggttctgtggcGCGTTATGCGACCACAGAAAAGGTCTGTGGcgtattatgcgatcgcagaactagtctgtggaccgcataacggccgcaaagtgaggcagaccagcccagttctggagggctaTTTCgcagtccattttgcggaccgcataaacattatgtggtcgcacatgcgaccgcagatcctgttCCGGGGCaacatttttgggtttttataacccaaccctacttcgttaaatagatgaCTTTGTACCATTTTTGAGCGAAAATCttatgttttagagagaaggaagagtgtCTTAGAGAGAATAAGTCCTAGGttaaattttcatcaatctttgctcaaatcttgaaagattaacaaggaaaactcacaaggtcttcatcctagaggtataattctacaccctaaccctccatctcgaattttatctagaattgggtaatttgtaagatactttttgtgcaggggagttgtccatcttgcatgcatgtgttatcaaaaggTGTAAAAAGATTGTTGGGCTAAGAATGATAAAGAATGGGTTGTAgtatgatggaatcctccatgaaaggaccttaaaaccttaatacatacctagtatttgataaaatgctcaaatgagctacaaccatgatcatcctcctaattttggttcaatttgttatatttctaaaatagattgaagttgcaaaaactttcggaacattttagagttaaggaagcttcattgaggtatgttggctaaactcttatcTTAGagttgaatcccacgatattcatgtaatttatgtaagtcccgagtggttcattataaaattgactattccgaataagtttgtgttgaaagctatatgttcaatatgtataccAAATGCTATTATCATGtcatgttatcatttgagaatgggTTCAAGTgtgggttgtgcattaaaaatgttcgacttcaagtcaagttcaaacgaaggctattatgccaaattttgtgaagaatctctatgtgccttagactctttaTGACTCACCTATGTACTAcataccttgatttgaattgttgttgatgttgatgatgatgaagatgttagtaagtgaaaaggtgagcatgaaatactatatACGGCCAATgagccaagaatgattttataattgtggccactagtgctaatgaaatgaaaagatgtgaaagaagtatgaaatgcaatgattgatataaaaaaggttgatgtctcgaataagacagcctaaccGACCGAGTcttgatcggacaccatgccgcacacatggaggtgattgtgctggaaattacaATTGAAATTGTAATTGTGGTTTATGTCTctagtgagatggcctagccgatcgggtcgtgatcggattctgtgctaaaagtatggtggtattggtattgagagtgattgagGTTGATGTGTCTAAtgggatagcctagccgatcgggtcatggtcggactccgtgctaaaagtacggtggcattggtattgttaataatggtattgtgaacgatggtatatcggtactaagaaTCTCCAAccgaaaaatatggaaatttatgtGAAATCTTATGTGgttcttaacttgatgttttggtattgttcgaggcttccattgattttatgattgttcctCCGTGTAACATTATTCTttttattgagagggtgttttgtcattcatactagtactattctataagtactaacgtcccttttaccgggggcgctgcatcttcaatgaatgcaggtggttccacaacaggagacactgatcagtgatagcggtacaccctcttcctagTAGACTTGGTCAACtctacttcatttcggggtcaagtatcttttgttccttatgtattgtgtttgaggtatagtcggggccttgttgtcgacactatcatagtactcttctgtgtctatagaggctccatagacatggtTTGGGTTgcatattggtgctggggaagtcaaaatATTTATGTTGTGGTTGAATTACTTATTCCACTTCAGACCATGGAAATGTGTGTAAATTGAGGCTTTATAATGATGTATCTAATGGTaataaattggtattgcagacatgatcatcTTATTGTCTAGTTAACGAAAATGTGTAtcctatttattcatggatgggttttggtagaaggaaatctaataggcttgctcggccgagttcactaggttgagtgccggtcgcgctccccggttTCGGAGCGTGACAACTACAAACCAAAGCAGCTCGTTATTACCTCATGGATAGGCAGTTATACAGATGATCACACTAAGGATCATTGGCCTAGTGTTTGTTAGTTCTAAAGCTGATTAGGGGAGGTTACTATTGGCCTTGGATGGAATAGGACGCAATGACGTTCGTTTAGAAGTGTGATAAATTTCAACGCCGCGCACAATTTTTGCATCAACCAGGAGAACTCTTGCATTCGGTgttgtccccatggccattcataaaatggggaatAAACATAGTTGGTCCTCTTCCACAGGACCCCAGAAAGGTAAGATTTGTTTTAGTTTTAACTAactacttcactaaatgggttgaagcagggcCTTACAAGAATATCGGTGAGCGCAAAGTGGTCGacttcatatgggaccacataattTGTTGATTCGGAATACCGAAGGAAATTACCTGTGACAATGGGCCGCAATTCATAGGATCAAAAGTCACGTTCTGCTCGTACCAttatgtagggtggaatagatataggttgtgtgtctggcatcacataaattccaaaatcaatctccctgtctggtgggatcctaggGAGCTCATCGGAAAAGACTCCCGAAAATTTATTCACAACAaacacggactcaagtgtaggtgcctcagcatcggtgtcggtaacctggaccaaatggtaaatacatcccttgttgatcatcttcgcagccttaaggtaagaaataaacctacccttcagcaccacatcatcccccttccactcaatgaATGGCTCATTTGGAAATGCAAACCTAACGGTCCTAGTTCGGTAATCAAGCTTGGCAAACCATGAGTAaagccagtccattcccattattacatcaaaatcgaccatccccaattcaatgagattggacat contains:
- the LOC138910027 gene encoding uncharacterized protein; protein product: MSNLIELGMVDFDVIMGMDWLYSWFAKLDYRTRTVRFAFPNEPFIEWKGDDVVLKGRFISYLKAAKMINKGCIYHLVQVTDTDAEAPTLESVFVVNKFSGVFSDELPRIPPDREIDFGIYVMPDTQPISIPPYIMVRAERDF